GAGCTATCGCATAGCGCCGCGTGAATGAGACCCTCACGTCGCATAACCTTTACGCTTGTCGAACGAAGTTCGACCCCTGCGGCTTCCAGCCGCTGCCTCCGGGTGACAGCTCAGTTGTCATTCTAAGGACGCGTCAAGCGTCCGTGAGTCCGAAGGGCGACTATTCTCCGAAGAGAATTTCGCTTGCAGAACAATCTCCTGCAACGCTTGACAATGTAAGAGCACTGTATATTATGTCTTATGGGTGACTGGCGCAACCAGCTTTACTTCGGCGACAACCTCGACGTTTTGCGAAACAAGATTTCCGATGAATCCGTTGACCTCATTTACCTCGACCCGCCGTTCAACTCGAAGGCCGACTACAACGTGCTGTTCAAGGAGGTTGACGGTACGCCTTCAGCGGCGCAGATTCACGCGTTTACCGATTTCTGGCACTGGGACGAGGTTGCGGCGCGCACGTTTCACGAGCTTGTGGAGAGCGGCGATGCGCCGCCCGCCTTGGTTGAGTTGTTGCAGGGTTTTGCGCGGTTCCTTGGTCACAACGACATGCTGGCGTATCTGGTGATGATGGCTCCAAGACTGGTCGAGTTGAGACGTGTCTTAAAGCCGACAGGAAGCATCTACCTGCACTGCGACCCCACGGCTGGTCGTTATCTCAATGTCCTTATGGATGCCATCTTTGGAAATAAGAATTTTCGCAACGAAATTATTTGGCATTACAAGAGATGGCCTGCAAAACAAAAAAATTTCCAGAGGATGCACGATACGCTCCTGTTTTACTCAAAAACTTACAGTCAAAATACTTTCAATATTGTCTTAGAAGATTTGTCACCTGGGACATTAAAAAGGTGGCGAGGGAAGAAAAGTAAGGTAGAGTTTGAAGGCGATGTAAGACTTGTCACTAAGATGACTGATGAAGATTCTCCAGGTCGTCCAGCGGATGATGTATGGGACATACCTGTTGTTAATTCTCAAGCAAGGGAACGACTTGGATACC
This region of bacterium genomic DNA includes:
- a CDS encoding site-specific DNA-methyltransferase, which produces MGDWRNQLYFGDNLDVLRNKISDESVDLIYLDPPFNSKADYNVLFKEVDGTPSAAQIHAFTDFWHWDEVAARTFHELVESGDAPPALVELLQGFARFLGHNDMLAYLVMMAPRLVELRRVLKPTGSIYLHCDPTAGRYLNVLMDAIFGNKNFRNEIIWHYKRWPAKQKNFQRMHDTLLFYSKTYSQNTFNIVLEDLSPGTLKRWRGKKSKVEFEGDVRLVTKMTDEDSPGRPADDVWDIPVVNSQARERLGYPTQKPQELLERIVQASSNEGDVVLDPFCGCGTTIAAAQALGRRWIGIDVTYLAINLIKNRLADHFADEVSYEVHGIPMDWESARELAQRTDMPRKEFEIWALSLVSARPKGDLTRKGGGDKGIDGVRYFIDGKERSPHAVIVQVKSDAKPKTAYVRDLVGTMEREKAVMGALILLYPPTDRSEIKAEAASAGFFHSQIMNKDYPRVQALTVEGLLNRTERLELPQVAPDDITFKKAEKIPKDKNKQKTLDV